The following are from one region of the Macadamia integrifolia cultivar HAES 741 unplaced genomic scaffold, SCU_Mint_v3 scaffold2899, whole genome shotgun sequence genome:
- the LOC122067430 gene encoding probable WRKY transcription factor 40, with the protein MKTKISRVYVRTNATETNLVVKDGYQWRKYGQKVTRDNPSPRAYFKCSFAQRCPVKKKVQRSAEDRSILVATYEGEHNHPNPSRPETALGSNHGVATLGSIPCSASINSSSSGPMITLDLTHQQQQQPPQPGTMVNEVKNSSPDQVKSPASQQFMIEQMASSLTKDPTFTAALAAAISGRFQQQSVAGRW; encoded by the exons ATGAAAACTAAGATCTCAAGGGTCTATGTAAGGACTAATGCTACTGAGACCAACCTT GTAGTAAAGGATGGATATCAATGGAGGAAATATGGTCAGAAGGTGACCAGGGACAACCCATCTCCTAGGGCTTACTTCAAGTGTTCCTTTGCACAAAGGTGCCCTGTAAAGAAGAAG gtGCAAAGAAGTGCAGAAGATAGATCCATATTAGTAGCAACTTATGAAGGAGAGCATAACCATCCAAACCCTTCAAGACCTGAGACAGCATTGGGTTCAAATCATGGTGTAGCCACTCTAGGCTCAATCCCCTGTTCTGCCTCCATTAACTCATCTAGTTCGGGTCCAATGATAACTCTAGATCTAACccatcagcagcagcagcagcctcCTCAGCCTGGGACGATGGTCAATGAAGTGAAGAATTCAAGCCCAGATCAAGTAAAGTCACCGGCTTCCCAACAGTTTATGATTGAGCAGATGGCTTCTTCTTTGACCAAAGATCCAACTTTCACGGCAGCACTTGCAGCTGCCATCTCTGGAAGATTTCAACAGCAATCTGTAGCTGGAAGATGGTGA